A stretch of the Alnus glutinosa chromosome 6, dhAlnGlut1.1, whole genome shotgun sequence genome encodes the following:
- the LOC133870564 gene encoding ATP-dependent zinc metalloprotease FTSH, chloroplastic — MAMASTTTNPLLSSNFLGTKILLSPPTPKTTKSSLLFPLFSKRKSLITRSILNKKPNSEPWKSLPSQATLAALIFSTLTPQALALDNPTPPAQSPPEIQAQPSTPSPSNPSPFSQNLLLTAPKPQAQTTSDLPEGTQWRYSEFLNAVKKGKVERVRFSKDGSGLQLTAVDGRRASVIVPNDPDLIDILAMNGVDISVSEGDAGNGLFGFIGNLLFPIIAFAGLFFLFRRAQGGPGGPGGLGGPMDFGRSKSKFQEVPETGVTFADVAGADQAKLELQEVVDFLKNPDKYTALGAKIPKGCLLVGPPGTGKTLLARAVAGEAGVPFFSCAASEFVELFVGVGASRVRDLFEKAKSKAPCIVFIDEIDAVGRQRGAGLGGGNDEREQTINQLLTEMDGFSGNSGVIVLAATNRPDVLDSALLRPGRFDRQVTVDRPDVAGRVKILQVHSRGKALAKDVDFDKIARRTPGFTGADLQNLMNEAAILAARRDLKEISKDEIADALERIIAGPEKKNAVVSEEKKKLVAYHEAGHALVGALMPEYDPVAKISIIPRGQAGGLTFFAPSEERLESGLYSRSYLENQMAVALGGRVAEEVIFGTENVTTGASNDFMQVSRVARQMVERFGFSKKIGQVAIGGPGGNPFLGQQMSSQKDYSMATADVVDAEVRELVETAYARAKYIMTTHIDILHKLAQLLIEKETVDGEEFMSLFIDGKAELFVA, encoded by the exons ATGGCCATGGCTTCCACCACCACCAATCCTCTGCTCTCTTCAAACTTCTTAGGAACTAAAATCCTGCTCTCCCCTCCAACCCCGAAAACCACCAAATCATCACTTCTTTTCCCACTCTTCTCCAAAAGAAAGTCTTTAATAACTCGGAGCATTCTCAACAAAAAACCCAATTCAGAGCCCTGGAAATCTCTTCCATCTCAAGCCACCTTGGCCGCGCTAATCTTCTCCACTCTCACCCCACAAGCCCTTGCGCTAGACAATCCCACGCCGCCAGCTCAATCCCCACCAGAAATCCAAGCGCAACCCAGCACACCAAGCCCTTCAAATCCCTCACCTTTCTCGCAAAACCTCCTCCTCACAGCGCCGAAGCCCCAAGCCCAGACCACCTCTGACCTCCCGGAAGGTACCCAATGGCGATACAGCGAGTTCCTGAACGCAGTGAAGAAGGGCAAAGTAGAGAGAGTCAGGTTCAGCAAGGACGGCTCTGGCCTTCAGCTCACCGCCGTCGATGGCCGCCGAGCCAGCGTGATTGTCCCCAACGACCCGGACCTCATCGACATCTTGGCCATGAACGGCGTGGATATCTCGGTCTCGGAGGGCGACGCGGGCAACGGATTGTTCGGCTTTATTGGTAACCTTCTGTTCCCAATCATCGCTTTTGCCGgacttttcttcctcttcaggCGAGCCCAAGGCGGGCCCGGCGGGCCCGGCGGGCTCGGTGGCCCGATGGACTTTGGAAGATCAAAATCCAAGTTCCAAGAAGTCCCCGAAACCGGCGTTACATTCGCGGATGTGGCTGGGGCTGACCAAGCAAAGCTTGAATTGCAAGAGGTCGTTGATTTCTTGAAGAACCCAGACAAGTACACAGCTCTCGGAGCTAAAATCCCAAAAGGGTGTTTGCTAGTGGGACCTCCCGGTACCGGGAAGACCCTGTTGGCCAGAGCGGTGGCCGGCGAGGCGGGCGTGCCGTTTTTCTCGTGTGCGGCTTCAGAGTTTGTGGAATTGTTTGTGGGAGTCGGGGCGTCGAGAGTGAGGGATTTGTTCGAGAAGGCCAAGTCGAAAGCGCCGTGCATTGTGTTCATAGATGAGATTGATGCGGTAGGAAGGCAGAGAGGGGCGGGGCTTGGAGGTGGGAATGATGAGAGGGAGCAAACCATCAACCAGCTCTTGACGGAGATGGATGGGTTTTCGGGGAATTCGGGGGTGATCGTGTTGGCGGCAACGAATCGGCCGGATGTGCTCGATTCGGCGTTGTTGAGGCCTGGGAGGTTCGATAGGCAAGTCACTGTGGACAGGCCTGATGTTGCTGGCAGAGTCAAGATCCTTCAG GTTCATTCTAGAGGGAAGGCACTAGCAAAGGATGTGGACTTTGATAAGATAGCGAGAAGGACCCCAGGTTTTACAGGGGCTGATTTGCAGAATCTCATGAATGAAGCAGCTATTCTTGCAGCCAGGCGTGACCTCAAGGAAATAAGCAAAGATGAGATTGCCGATGCACTGGAGAGGATTATTGCCGGACCAGAGAAGAAAAATGCTGTAGTCtcagaggagaagaagaaactaGTTGCCTATCATG AGGCCGGGCATGCTCTAGTTGGTGCTTTGATGCCTGAATATGATCCTGTAGCCAAGATATCTATCATTCCTCGTGGCCAAGCCGGTGGCCTTACCTTTTTTGCTCCAAGTGAAGAGAGGCTTGAGTCTGGACTGTACAGTAGAAGCTACCTGGAGAATCAGATGGCTGTTGCCCTTGGTGGGAG AGTTGCTGAAGAGGTAATTTTTGGCACCGAGAATGTGACCACTGGAGCATCAAATGACTTCATGCAAGTTTCACGAGTGGCAAGGCAGATGGTGGAAAGATTTGGGTTCAGCAAAAAGATCGGACAAGTTGCCATTGGTGGACCTGGTGGAAATCCCTTCTTGGGTCAACAG ATGTCATCCCAGAAAGATTACTCCATGGCAACTGCTGATGTAGTAGATGCAGAGGTGAGGGAACTGGTAGAGACAGCATATGCAAGGGCCAAATATATCATGACAACCCACATTGACATCCTTCACAAGCTTGCTCAACTACTCATAGAGAAAGAAACTGTTGATGGGGAGGAGTTTATGAGTCTCTTTATCGACGGAAAAGCTGAATTATTTGTTGCTTGA